One region of Agrobacterium tumefaciens genomic DNA includes:
- a CDS encoding porin encodes MNIKSLLIGSAAALAAVSGAHAADAIVAAEPEPLEYVRVCDAFGTGFFYIPGTETCLKFDGYIRFQTDFGRNKSGTSDWDSFTRAQFNIDTRTDTELGALRGYIGLRGQADNDSNRGVVVDQAFIELGGLKVGYYYNWWDDGLSGEVDVLSSNQTRLNAVRYTYDAGSFYVGVAVEELEAARGGSNISDDFLKGGSFERANNVGIDAIIGAKFGAVSANLLGGYDTDAEEGAVRAIVTADIGPGTLGLSGVWASGANRYYEESEWTVAAEYAIKATDKLTITPGFQYFNTIDLGANNDWVGDRDAWKAGVAVGYKITQGLSTLVSVNYQDVDGTEGVDTGAGDSWVGFVRLQRTF; translated from the coding sequence ATGAACATCAAGAGCCTTCTCATCGGCTCCGCTGCGGCTCTCGCAGCAGTATCCGGCGCTCACGCTGCCGACGCTATCGTCGCTGCTGAGCCTGAGCCCCTGGAATACGTTCGCGTTTGCGACGCTTTCGGCACCGGCTTCTTCTACATCCCCGGCACCGAAACCTGCCTGAAGTTCGATGGTTACATCCGTTTCCAGACCGACTTCGGCCGTAACAAGTCCGGCACGTCTGACTGGGATTCGTTCACGCGCGCTCAGTTCAACATCGACACCCGCACCGACACCGAGCTCGGCGCTCTGCGTGGTTACATCGGTCTTCGTGGCCAGGCTGACAACGACAGCAACCGTGGCGTTGTTGTTGACCAGGCTTTCATCGAACTCGGCGGTCTGAAGGTCGGTTACTACTACAACTGGTGGGATGATGGTCTCTCTGGCGAAGTTGACGTACTCAGCTCTAACCAGACCCGTCTGAACGCTGTCCGCTACACCTACGACGCTGGCTCGTTCTACGTTGGTGTTGCTGTTGAAGAGCTGGAAGCTGCTCGCGGCGGTTCCAACATCTCCGACGACTTCCTAAAGGGCGGTTCGTTTGAGCGTGCGAACAACGTAGGTATCGACGCTATCATCGGCGCGAAGTTCGGCGCAGTTTCTGCCAACCTGCTCGGCGGCTACGACACCGATGCTGAAGAAGGCGCAGTCCGTGCTATCGTAACGGCTGACATCGGCCCAGGCACTCTTGGTCTCTCTGGCGTTTGGGCTTCTGGCGCAAACCGCTACTACGAAGAGTCCGAGTGGACCGTTGCTGCTGAATACGCCATCAAGGCAACTGACAAGCTGACCATCACCCCCGGCTTCCAGTACTTCAACACGATCGACCTCGGCGCTAACAACGACTGGGTTGGCGATCGCGATGCATGGAAAGCTGGCGTAGCTGTTGGCTACAAGATCACCCAGGGCCTCTCCACGCTCGTTTCGGTTAACTACCAGGACGTAGACGGCACCGAAGGTGTTGATACGGGTGCCGGCGACAGCTGGGTTGGTTTCGTTCGCCTTCAGCGCACGTTCTAA
- a CDS encoding porin yields MNIKSLLIGSAAALAAVSGAHAADAIVAAEPEPLEYVRVCDAFGTGFFYIPGTETCLKFDGYIRFQTDFGRNQSGTSDWNSFTRAQFNIDTRTDTELGALRGYIGLRGQANNDSDRGVNVDQAFIELGGLKVGYMYTWWDDDLSGETDILSSNSTRSNALRYTYDAGSFYAGISVEELDSVRDGNSNLGVAKGGVFEGPNNVGVSGIIGAKFGAVSANLLGSYDTDQENGAIRAILTADIGPGTFGLSGVWASGANYYYEESEWAVAAEYAIKATDKLTITPGAQYLGTIDIAPDGDFTGDNDAWRAGLTVDYKITQGLDAKIAANYQDVDGPTGDSWTGFVRLQRTF; encoded by the coding sequence ATGAACATCAAGAGCCTTTTGATCGGCTCCGCTGCGGCTCTCGCAGCAGTATCCGGCGCTCACGCTGCCGACGCTATCGTCGCTGCTGAGCCTGAGCCCCTGGAATACGTTCGCGTTTGCGACGCTTTCGGCACCGGCTTCTTCTACATCCCCGGCACCGAAACCTGCCTGAAGTTCGACGGTTACATCCGTTTCCAGACGGACTTCGGTCGTAACCAGTCCGGTACGTCTGACTGGAACTCGTTCACGCGCGCCCAGTTCAACATCGACACCCGCACCGACACCGAACTCGGCGCTCTGCGTGGTTACATCGGTCTTCGTGGCCAGGCCAACAACGACAGCGACCGTGGCGTCAACGTCGACCAGGCTTTCATCGAACTCGGCGGCCTGAAGGTCGGTTACATGTACACCTGGTGGGATGACGATCTCTCCGGCGAAACCGATATCCTTTCTTCGAACTCCACCCGTAGCAACGCTCTGCGTTACACCTACGATGCTGGTTCGTTCTATGCTGGTATCAGCGTTGAAGAACTCGACTCGGTACGTGACGGCAACTCCAACCTCGGCGTTGCCAAGGGTGGCGTCTTTGAAGGCCCGAACAACGTCGGCGTCAGCGGCATCATCGGTGCGAAGTTCGGCGCAGTTTCTGCCAACCTGCTCGGCTCCTATGACACCGACCAGGAAAATGGTGCAATCCGCGCTATCCTGACGGCTGACATCGGTCCCGGCACCTTCGGTCTCTCTGGCGTTTGGGCTTCTGGCGCAAACTACTACTACGAAGAGTCCGAGTGGGCAGTTGCTGCTGAATACGCAATCAAGGCAACTGACAAGCTGACCATCACCCCCGGCGCTCAGTACCTCGGTACGATCGATATCGCTCCTGATGGTGACTTCACCGGCGACAACGATGCATGGCGCGCTGGCCTGACGGTTGATTACAAGATCACCCAGGGTCTCGATGCCAAGATCGCTGCAAACTACCAGGACGTCGATGGTCCGACCGGCGACAGCTGGACCGGCTTCGTTCGCCTTCAGCGCACGTTCTAA
- a CDS encoding lytic transglycosylase domain-containing protein: MKKTVWGLMAAGLAATVWNALAGPVPEAAVPLPYVKPNAPAVPAFMPASPEITGAIPRLNRPDDASQLKAGLDALSSRDTTRAIALRNAMQTGSLDRHILTWAIAISGQRDVPSAEITTAQSELAGWPGAATLRANSEKALYRENPPAPQVLAAFASGRPETAEGTVVLAKALTSSGKALEAQRLIRQLWVSEGMDKDMEDRVLAEFPTYLTPADHKARMDYLMYRSRIGQAKRFGDLGKAQSLYNAWAAVLQRSGNAVALLGKVDANLRRDPAFLFARIENLRNQQKYPEAAALLKQAPKDTAKLVNPGEWWNERRIIARGVADLGDFAEAYRIVANHSATSAVDVADAEFHAGWYALRALRDPATASRHFNTLLQTSNRPLSASRAYYWLGRAAEVGGPGNARDFFTKAAAHSGTFYGQLAAARIDAKTLNVTYPAPSAADRERFAGREAVRAIDRLEAAGYGWRADSLYRSLADQLDSPGELAILAARAEGNGNHQVSLQIGKTAFSRGIDAAALAYPLGVIPASANIAGSGKALAYAIARQESAFNPAAVSAANARGLLQLLPGTAKGVAGRHGLPYTQAMLTSDAGYNATLGAHYLGEQIDSFGGSYILTFIAYNAGPKRVPEWIARYGDPRGKPIDDVVDWIERIPFPETRNYVQRVMENYQVYKTRLGQQADIVDDLRHGRAG; the protein is encoded by the coding sequence ATGAAAAAGACAGTTTGGGGATTGATGGCGGCAGGTCTTGCCGCGACCGTTTGGAACGCGCTGGCCGGCCCCGTGCCGGAAGCTGCCGTGCCGCTTCCCTATGTGAAGCCGAATGCGCCTGCTGTTCCCGCCTTCATGCCGGCCTCGCCCGAAATTACCGGCGCCATACCACGCCTTAACCGGCCTGACGATGCGAGCCAGCTTAAAGCCGGACTGGATGCGCTTTCCAGCCGCGACACGACACGCGCCATCGCCCTTCGCAACGCCATGCAGACAGGCAGTCTCGACCGGCATATTCTTACCTGGGCGATTGCCATTTCCGGGCAGAGGGACGTGCCCTCCGCCGAAATCACTACAGCCCAGAGCGAGCTGGCGGGGTGGCCGGGTGCGGCGACGCTGCGCGCCAATTCCGAAAAGGCGCTTTACCGCGAAAATCCACCGGCACCCCAGGTGCTTGCCGCTTTTGCCAGCGGCCGGCCGGAAACAGCCGAGGGCACCGTTGTGCTCGCCAAGGCCCTCACCTCTTCCGGCAAGGCTTTGGAAGCACAACGCCTCATTCGCCAGCTCTGGGTGAGCGAAGGCATGGACAAGGACATGGAAGACCGTGTTCTTGCCGAGTTCCCGACTTATCTGACGCCCGCCGACCACAAGGCGCGGATGGATTATCTGATGTATCGCAGCCGAATCGGCCAGGCGAAACGTTTCGGTGATCTCGGCAAGGCGCAGTCGCTCTACAATGCCTGGGCCGCCGTGCTGCAGCGCTCAGGCAATGCCGTGGCGCTGCTGGGCAAGGTCGACGCCAACTTGCGCAGAGACCCTGCTTTTCTCTTCGCGCGCATCGAGAATCTGCGCAACCAGCAGAAATATCCGGAAGCCGCAGCACTTTTAAAGCAGGCGCCGAAGGACACGGCAAAACTCGTCAATCCCGGCGAATGGTGGAACGAGCGGCGAATCATCGCGCGCGGCGTCGCCGATCTCGGCGATTTTGCCGAAGCCTATCGCATCGTCGCCAATCATTCGGCCACATCAGCCGTCGATGTTGCCGATGCGGAATTCCATGCTGGATGGTATGCGTTGCGGGCGCTGCGCGATCCCGCCACGGCCTCACGCCACTTCAACACCCTTTTGCAGACCTCGAACCGGCCACTTTCCGCCTCGCGCGCCTATTATTGGCTCGGGCGGGCGGCGGAAGTGGGCGGGCCGGGCAATGCCCGCGATTTCTTCACCAAGGCGGCTGCCCATTCCGGCACCTTTTACGGCCAGCTTGCTGCCGCACGAATCGATGCAAAGACGCTGAACGTCACATACCCTGCTCCGAGCGCTGCCGACCGTGAACGCTTTGCCGGCCGCGAAGCGGTGCGGGCCATCGACAGGCTGGAAGCCGCAGGCTACGGCTGGCGGGCCGACAGCCTCTACAGGTCATTGGCAGATCAGCTCGACAGCCCGGGCGAGCTTGCCATTTTGGCAGCAAGGGCGGAGGGCAACGGCAACCATCAGGTATCACTGCAAATCGGCAAGACGGCCTTCAGCCGCGGCATCGATGCGGCCGCCCTTGCCTATCCGCTCGGTGTCATTCCCGCCAGTGCCAATATTGCCGGCTCCGGCAAGGCGCTTGCCTATGCCATCGCCCGGCAGGAAAGCGCCTTCAACCCGGCCGCCGTCTCCGCTGCCAATGCCCGCGGACTACTGCAATTATTGCCCGGAACCGCCAAGGGCGTGGCCGGGCGCCACGGCCTGCCCTACACGCAGGCGATGCTGACCAGCGACGCCGGATATAACGCCACGCTCGGCGCACATTATCTCGGCGAACAGATCGACAGTTTCGGCGGCTCCTACATCCTCACCTTCATCGCCTATAATGCCGGCCCGAAACGTGTGCCGGAATGGATCGCCCGCTATGGCGACCCGCGGGGCAAGCCGATCGACGATGTCGTGGACTGGATCGAGCGCATCCCCTTCCCCGAAACCCGCAATTACGTGCAGCGGGTGATGGAGAATTATCAGGTCTACAAGACGAGGCTGGGGCAACAGGCTGATATTGTCGATGACCTGCGTCATGGGCGGGCGGGATAG
- the dapA gene encoding 4-hydroxy-tetrahydrodipicolinate synthase: protein MFKGSIPALITPFTDNGAVDEQAFAAHVEWQIAEGSNGLVPVGTTGESPTLSHDEHKRVVELCIEVAAKRVPVIAGAGSNNTDEAIELALHAQDAGADALLVVTPYYNKPTQKGLFAHFSAVAEAVKLPIVIYNIPPRSVVDMSPETMGALVKAHKNIVGVKDATGKLDRVSEQRISCGKDFIQLSGEDGTALGFNAHGGVGCISVSANVAPRLCSEFQAAMLAGDYAKALEYQDRLMPLHRAIFMEPGVCGTKYALSKTRGGNRKVRSPLMSTLEPATEAAIDAALKHAGLMN, encoded by the coding sequence ATGTTCAAGGGATCAATTCCCGCCCTCATTACCCCGTTCACGGACAATGGTGCCGTGGACGAACAGGCATTTGCCGCCCATGTGGAATGGCAGATTGCCGAAGGCAGCAACGGACTTGTGCCTGTGGGCACGACGGGGGAATCTCCAACCCTGTCCCACGACGAGCACAAACGTGTGGTCGAGCTGTGCATCGAGGTAGCGGCGAAACGGGTTCCGGTCATCGCGGGCGCTGGCTCCAACAATACCGATGAAGCGATCGAACTTGCCCTGCACGCGCAGGATGCCGGCGCGGATGCGCTGCTGGTGGTCACCCCCTATTACAACAAGCCGACGCAGAAGGGGCTTTTCGCCCATTTTTCCGCAGTTGCGGAAGCGGTGAAACTGCCGATCGTCATCTATAACATCCCGCCGCGTTCGGTGGTGGATATGTCGCCGGAAACCATGGGTGCGCTTGTGAAGGCGCACAAGAACATCGTCGGCGTCAAGGATGCGACGGGCAAGCTCGACCGCGTCTCCGAACAGCGGATTTCCTGCGGCAAGGATTTCATCCAGCTGTCCGGCGAAGATGGCACGGCACTCGGCTTCAACGCCCATGGCGGCGTCGGCTGCATTTCGGTCAGCGCCAATGTTGCGCCACGCCTCTGTTCTGAATTCCAGGCGGCCATGCTTGCAGGCGACTACGCCAAGGCGCTGGAGTATCAGGACCGCCTGATGCCTCTGCACCGGGCCATCTTCATGGAACCTGGTGTCTGCGGCACAAAATATGCGCTTTCGAAGACCCGTGGCGGCAACCGCAAGGTCCGCTCGCCGTTGATGAGCACGCTGGAACCGGCAACGGAAGCGGCAATCGACGCGGCGCTGAAGCATGCCGGCCTGATGAACTGA
- the smpB gene encoding SsrA-binding protein SmpB — protein sequence MAPNGSQRVVNKIVAENRKARFNYEIIDTYEAGLVLTGTEVKALREGKANIAESYASDEGDEIWLINSHLPEYLQANRFNHEPRRRRKLLLNKREINRLRAGINREGMTLVPLKVYFNEKGRAKLELALAKGKKLHDKRETEKERDWNRQKSRLLKGNNA from the coding sequence ATGGCCCCCAATGGCAGCCAGCGCGTGGTGAACAAGATCGTTGCGGAAAACCGCAAGGCTCGTTTCAACTACGAAATCATCGACACCTATGAGGCGGGTTTGGTGCTGACCGGCACCGAGGTCAAGGCGCTGCGCGAAGGCAAGGCTAATATCGCCGAGTCCTACGCATCGGACGAGGGCGATGAAATCTGGCTCATCAATTCCCACCTGCCGGAATATCTGCAGGCCAACCGCTTCAACCACGAGCCGCGCCGCCGTCGCAAGTTGCTGCTGAACAAGCGCGAGATCAACCGTCTACGCGCCGGCATCAACCGTGAAGGCATGACGCTGGTGCCGCTGAAGGTCTATTTCAACGAAAAGGGCCGTGCGAAGCTGGAACTGGCACTGGCCAAGGGCAAGAAGCTGCACGACAAGCGCGAGACGGAGAAGGAACGCGACTGGAACCGGCAGAAGTCGCGGCTGCTGAAGGGCAACAACGCCTAG